GCCGCGCTGCCGAAGATCGCCGCGACGCGCGAGTACGGTGCGCGCGTCGAGCTCGTCGGTTCCAGCGTCGACGAGGCGCTCGTGCACGCGCGCGAGCACGCGCGCGTCACCGGCGCCGTGCTCATCCACCCGTTCGACCACCGCGACGTGGTCGTCGGCCAGGGGACCATCGCGCTCGAGATCGTCGAGCAGGTCCCGGACGTCGCGACGGTCGTCGTGCCCGTCGGCGGCGGCGGGCTCGCGGCGGGCGTCGTCGCGACGCTCGCCGAGCTGCGGCCCGACGTGCGGGTCGTCGGCGTGCAGGCGGCGCACGCCGCGGCCTACCCGGCGTCCCTCGCGGCGGGCGTCCCGACGAAGGCGCCCGAGCTGCGCACCATGGCGGACGGCATCGCGGTCGGGCTGCCCGGTGACGTGCCGTTCGACGTGCTCTCCCGCGCCGGGACCGAGGTCCGCACGGTCTCCGAGGAGGACCTGTCCCGCGCGCTGCTGCTCGTCGCGGAGCGCGCGAAGCTGCTCGTCGAGCCGTCGGGTGCGGCGGCGGTCGCGGCGCTCATGGCCGCGCCTCCCGGCGACCTGCAGGGACCGGTCGTCGCGATCCTGTCGGGCGGCAACATCGACCCGCAGGTGCTGCTGCGCGTCGTGCGGCACGGGCTCGCGTCCGCGGGCCGGTTCCTGTGGCTGCACGTGCGGATCGACGACCGCCCGGGCTCGCTCGCGCGGCTGCTCAACGACCTGGCGGCGACCGGTGCGAACGTCATGCACGTGTCGCACGTGCGCACGCAGACCGAGCTCGCCGTCGACGAGGTCGCGGTCGAGGTGCAGGTCGAGACGAAGGGCCCCGAGCACTGCGCGGCGGTGCAGCACGCGCTGCGCGCGGCGGGCTACCGCCTCACGGACTGACGGGCAGGGACGACGAAGGGCGCGTCCCCCGGTGGTGACCCGCGGACGCGCCCTTCTCGTGCCCGCTCAGCCCTCGAAGGGCTTCGCGGCGACGATCGTCACCTCGATCTCGCGCCCGTTCGGGGCGGCGTAGCTCGTCGTGTCTCCCACGGACTTGCCGTTGATCGACGCGCCGAGCGGCGAGGTGGGGGAGAAGACCTGGATGCCCGTAGTGCCGGCCATCTCGCGCGAGCCCAGGAGGAAGACCTCCTCGTCGCCCGCGACGACGGCCGTCACGACCATGCCCGGCTCGACGACGCCGTCGTCCGGCGGCGTGCCGATCTGCACGGTGCGGAGCTTCGCCTCGAGCTCGCGGATGCGGGCCTCGTTCTTCGCCTGCTCCTCGCGGGCGGCGTGGTACCCGCCGTTCTCCTTGAGGTCGCCCTCGTCACGCGCCGCGGCGATGCGCTGCGTGATCTCGTCGCGGCGGGGGCCCTTGAGGTCCTCGAGCTCGGCGCTCAGGCGGTCGTAGGCCTCCTGCGTCAGCCAAGTGGCCGCAGTCGTGTCGGTCACGATCGCTCCTTCCTGCTTCCTGGTGCGTCCCGTTCCGATCCCTGTGACGCCACGGCTCGAGGCCGCAGGCGTCACCGGGCGGTGTCCGGGGCGGGGTGTCGCCGTTCCTTCCGGTCGCGTCGACCGTCTGGTCCGGGTCCTCGTGCCGGGCCGGACCTCGGGGGCTGGCCGTGCGCGACGACCGTGGGGCGGCGTGCGAAACGCCCAGGATAGCAAGCGACCCGTCAGGGGGCGCCCGGCGTGTCCTCGACGGGGTCGCACGACTGCACGGTCGCGCTGACCGCGAGCTCCGCGGTGGGGATGACGACCGTGACGCGCTGCGTGCGCGCGCCCGGGCCGATGTGCACGTCCTTGACCCCGACCTCGGCGTACGACTGCGACAGCGCGCGCACGCGGCACGACGCGGTGCTCTCGGGGTCCTTCGTGACCTCGAACGTGAGGTCGACGGTGTCGGCACCGTGCACCGCGAACCCGATGGTCTTCCACTGCACCGGGTCGCGCAGCGCGCTGATGCCGAGCCAGCCCACGACGACCGCCCCGACGAGGGCGGCGAGCACGACCGTGACGAGCCACGGGACGCGCGAGCGCTCGTCCGGGTCGTCGCCGTAGCGTCCCGCGGGCGGCGTGGGGCTCGCGGCGGGCGTGCTGGCCACGGGGGTGCCTCCTCGTTGGTCGGCTGGTTGGTCGGCTGGTTGGTCGGCTGGTGGTCGGCCGGTCGGTCGGTCGGCCGGTGGTCGGCCGGTGGTCGTCTGACGGGTCCGCTGTCCATCTGCTGGTGTCTGCGGACCGGGGTTCCGGGTTCGTGGGTGCCGTGCGCGATCATTGTCCCGTGCCCGAGCTGCCCGCCGAACCACGGCGCCCCCAGAACGTGACCGACACCTCAGTCCCGAGCGCTCCCGCGGGGACGTTCGTGCGCCGCACGGACGCCGCCGGCGAGCCCTTGCGTCTCATGGCGGTGCACGCCCACCCGGACGACGAGTCCAGCAAGGGCGCCGCGACGACCGCACGGTACGCCGCGGAGGGCGTCGAGGTGCTCGTCGTGACGTGCACCGGCGGCGAGCGCGGCGACGTGCTCAACGAGAGGTACGGCCCCGCGCCCGAGGGCATCGAGGGCATGCGCGAGGTGCGCCGGCACGAGATGGCCGCCGCCGCCGCGGCGCTCGGGGTGCAGCAGCGCTGGCTCGGCTTCGTCGACTCCGGCCTGCCCGAGGGCGACCCGCTCCCACCGCTGCCGGAGGGCTGCTTCGGCCTGCTCGGTCTGGAGGAGGCGAGCGCGCCCCTGGTCGAGGCCGTGCGGGAGTTCCGGCCGCACGTCATGACGACGTACGACCCGACGGGCGGCTACCCGCACCCCGACCACGTGATGTGCCACCGTGTCGCGGCCGAGGCGTTCGCCGCGGCGGGCGACCCGGAGCGCTACCGGGGCCACGGTGAGCCGTGGACGCCGCTGAAGCTCTACTACAACCACGGCTTCTCGCTGGCCCGCCTGCGCGCGATGCACGAGGCGATCCTCGAGGCGGGGGCCGAGTCGCCGTTCGGGGACTGGATCGAGTCGCGTCAGGCGCGCGAGATCCCCGAGCGCGAGGTGACGACGCGCATCGAGTGCGCCGCGTACTTCGACCGGCGGGACGCGGCGCTGCGGGCGCACGCGACGCAGATCGACCCCGAGGGCTTCTTCTTCGCGGTGCCGCGCGAGGTCGAGCTCGCGCACTGGACCACCGAGGAGTACGAGCTCGCGGAGTCGCGTGTGCCGGTGACGCTCCCGGAGCACGACCTGTTCGCGGGGGTCGCGGTGCAGCCGCTCGGCGCGCTGGAGGCGTCCGACGAGGCGACGGAGGTGAGCCGATGAACGCGCTCGCCCTGGTCCTGGCGGCCACGCCGGTGCCGAGCCCGAGCCCGACGGTCGCGGCGAGCTCGGGCGGCTCGCCGGGGTTCCTCGGCTTCGTGTTCACGTTCGGGCTCGCCGCGGTCGCGGTGCTGCTGTTCCTGTCGCTCACGCGCCACCTGCGCGTGGTGGACCGCCGCGCCAAGCAGCTCGAGGCCGACGAGGCCGCCGCGCAGGAGGCGGGTCGGTCGTCGGAGAGCGATGCGCGCGAGGGTGCTGCGCGCGACGGTGACGCGCGCGACGGTGACGCGCGTCCGGGCGGTGCCGCGTGAGCGATCGTCCTGCGCCGCCGCAGCGTCCCGTTGTGCGCGTGACGCTCGCGCAGGTCGCGGCGTCCGCGGACGCGGCGGCGAACGTCGTGGTCGCGCGCGACGCGTTCGCGCAGGCGGAGCGCGTGCACGCGGACCTGCTGGTGCTGCCCGAGTACGCGTCCGCGTTCGACGCGCAGGGGGTCGGGGCGGAGCACGCGCAGCCGCTCGACGGCCCGTACGTCACCGCGCTGCGCGAGCGGGCGGCCGCGACGGGGGTCGCGGTGCTCGCGGGCGTCACGGTGCCGGGTGACGAGACCGACGCGCGGGCGACCAACGTCGTGGTCGCGGTCGACGGCACGGGCGCGCTCGTCGGGGCCTACCGCAAGGTGCACCTGTACGACGCGTTCGGCAGCCGCGAGTCCGACCGGCTGCGGCCGGGCCCGGCCGACGCGCCGCCGCTCGTGCTCGACGTCGCCGGCGTCCGGTTCGGCGTGCTGACGTGCTACGACCTGCGGTTCCCGGAGTCGGCGCGTCGCGTGGTCGACGCGGGCGCCGAGGTGCTCGTCGTCCCGGCCGCGTGGGCGGACGGCGCGCTCAAGGCGATGCACTGGCGCACGCTCGCGACGGCGCGCGCGATCGAGAACACGGCTGCGGTCGTCGCGGTCGGAATGGCGGGCAAGGGCGTGGTCGGGCGCTCGCTCGTCGTCGGCCCGGACGGCGTGGTGGCTCTCGAGATGGACGACGCGCCCGCGATCCGCACGGTGGACCTCGACCCGGCCGAGCTGCGCGGCGTGCGGGAGAGGAACCCGTCGCTCGCCAACCGGCGGTACGCCGTCGTCCCGGCCGAGGTCCCCGAGCAGGCCTGAGCGGGCCTGAGCGGGCCTGAGCGGGACTGAGCGGGACTGGGGGGTCCCGAGCGTCAGCGCAGCGAGTAGCTCGCGATCGACACCGCGATGTAGTGGCACGTGTACCCGACGACGGTGAGCGCGTGGAAGATCTCGTGGAAGCCGAAGTACCGCGGGCTGGGGTTGGGGCGCTTGGTGCCGTACACGACCGCGCCGACGGTGTACGCGAGGCCGCCGGCGATGACGAGCCACAGGATCGCCGGGCCGCCCTCGCGGTAGAACTGCGGCAGGAACGCGACCGCGACCCAGCCGAGGATCACGTAGATCGGCACGTAGACCCAGCGCGGGGCGCCCAGCCAGAAGATGCGGGCGAGCAGCCCGACGAGCGCGCCGGCCCAGACCGCGATGAGCAGGTTGCGCGCGGTGGTCGCGGGCAGCAGCAGCACGCACAGGGGCGTGTAGGTGCCGGCGATGATGAGGAAGATGTTGGTGTGGTCGAGGCGGCGCAGCACGGCCGCGACGCGCGGTGACCACGTGCCGCGGTGGTAGATCGCGCTGGTGCCGAACAGCATGACCGCGGACAGGCCGAACACCGCGGTGGACCATTTGGCGGCGGGCGTGGGGGACAGCACGACGAGCACGATCGACGCGGCCAGGACGAACGGTGCGACGCCCGCGTGGATCCAGCCCCGCAGCAGGGGCTTGACCGTGGCGGCCACCTGCTCGACGGCGCGGGAGACGCCCGAGGTCGTCTCCTCGTGCCGGGGACCGTCGCCGTTCGTGGCGGGGGTGCTGGCCATGCTGCCTCACGTTCGTCGTCCGGGAACCTACGACACCGTAGGTTACGGCACCGTAGGTTGCGTGTCGACCACACGTGCTGCACGGGCGATCCTGCCTCACGCACGTGTCCGGACGAGTACGGTGGACCGCGCCGGCACCACCCACGCCGCACCCGCCGGGCCCCGGGCCCACGTGTACCGATCGCAACAGGAGAGCGCGTGCGTCTGCCCCATCCGTTGTACGGGCTGTACGAGCGCCGCCTGGCAGCGTCGCTGCCCTCGGACCGGATGCCGCGGCACATCGGGGTGATCCTCGACGGCAACCGCCGCTGGGCCCGGTCCACCGGCAAGTCCACGCACGGCGGGTACCGCGCCGGCGCGGACAAGATCAGCGAGGTGCTCGCCTGGAGCGAGGACGTCGGCGTCGAGGTCGTCACGCTGTGGATGCTGTCCACCGACAACCTCAACCGCCCCGCCGACGAGCTCGAGGGCCTGCTCGTCGTGATCGACGACGCCGTGCGCGAGCTCGCCGCGACCCGCCGCTGGCGCGTCCAGGCCGTCGGCTCGCTCGAGCTGCTGCCCGAGCACACCGCGAAGGCGCTGCGCGACGCCGAGGACGCGACGCGCGACGTCGTCGGGCTGCACGTCAACGTCGCCGTCGGCTACGGCGGCCGCCGCGAGATCGCGGACGCGGTGCGCGCGTACCTGCGCGACGCGGCCGACCAGGGCCTCGGGCTCGACGACATGGCCGAGTCCTTCGACGTCGAGCACATCGCCGCGCACCTGTACACCAAGGGCCAGCCGGACCCGGACCTCGTGATCCGCACGTCGGGCGAGCAGCGGCTCGGCGGGTTCCTGCTGTGGCAGTCCGCGCACTCGGAGTTCTACTTCTGCGAGGCGTACTGGCCGGACTTCCGGCGCGTCGACTTCCTGCGGGCCGTGCGCGACTACGCCGTCCGGGAACGTCGGCTCGGGCGTTGACGCACGCGCTCGCGGTTGCCCCGGGAACCCCGCGTCCCGGCACGTCCCGCGTGGGGGTCACCCGGCCGGGTGGACGTCCGACGAGCGTCAGGTGAACTTCGTGTTTCGGACGGCGCGTCGGCGCGTGTCCGAGCCCGCTGCGCCGTGCGTGCGGGGTTAGCGTCGCGACAAGGACGTCGCCCCGGCGTCCCCGGGAGGCCTAGCCCATGGAGCAGCTGCTCCGGGAGGAGGGCCGGACCCGGCCCTTCGCAGGGTCGGACCGCCCCCGTCCCGCCGCCGCGAGCCGGCCCCCGCACCACCGCGTGCGGGACACCGGAGCGCGACGCCTTCTGCGGCGCACGTAGCGCCGGAGGGAGCACGCCGTGGTCAGCAGCGCAGCTCAGCAGGGCCCCACCGGACCTGAGGACGGGCAGGACGACGCCCGCCGCACCCACGTCCTCGACACGTCCGTGCTGCTGTCCGACCCGAGAGCGATCTACCGCTTCGCGGAGCACGACGTGGTCCTGCCGGTCGTCGTCGTCACCGAGCTCGAGGCCAAGCGGCACCACGCCGAGCTCGGGTACTTCGCCCGATCCGCGCTGCGCCTGCTCGACGACCTGCGCATCCAGCACGGCCGGCTCGACGAGCCCCTGCCCATCGGCGACCAGGGCGGCACGCTGCGCGTCGAGCTCAACCACACCGACCCCTCGGTCCTGCCCGCGGGCTTCCGGCTCGGCGACAACGACACGCGCATCCTCGCGGTCGCCGCGAACCTCGCCGCGGAGGGCCGGGACGTCACCGTCGTCTCCAAGGACCTGCCGATGCGCGTCAAGGCGTCCGCGGTGGGGCTGCGCGCCGAGGAGTACCGCCACGAGCTCGCGGTCGAGTCCGGCTGGACCGGCATGGACGCGCTCGACCTGACCGAGCAGCAGATGTCGCAGCTGTGGGAGCACGAGTCCATCCCGCTCGCGGACGTCGTCAGCACCTCGTCGGAACCCGGGCCCGGCGCGGGCAACCCCACCGACCTGCCGTGCCACACCGGGCTCGTGCTGCACTCGCCGCGCGGCTCGGCGCTCGGGCGCGTCACGGCGGACAAGCACGTCGCGCTCGTGCGCGGCGACCGGGACGTGTTCGGCGTGCACGGTCGCTCGGCCGAGCAGCGCATCGCGATCGACCTGCTGCTCGACGAGGAGATCGGCATCGTGTCGCTCGGCGGCCGCGCGGGGACCGGCAAGTCCGCGCTCGCCCTGTGCGCGGGCCTCGAGGCCGTGCTCGAGCGCCGCCAGCACCGCAAGGTCATGGTGTTCCGCCCGCTGTACGCGGTCGGCGGCCAGGAGCTCGGCTACCTGCCGGGGTCCGAGGCCGAGAAGATGAACCCCTGGGCGCAGGCCGTGTTCGACACGCTCGGCGCGCTCGTCTCGCGCGAGGTCGTCGAGGAGGTCATGGACCGCGACCTGCTCGAGGTCCTGCCGCTCACGCACATCCGCGGCCGGTCGCTGCACGACGCGTTCGTGATCGTCGACGAGGCGCAGTCCCTCGAGCGCAACGTGCTGCTCACCGTGCTGTCCCGCATCGGGCAGAGCTCGCGCGTGGTCCTCACGCACGACGTCGCGCAGCGCGACAACCTGCGCGTCGGGCGGCACGACGGCGTCGCGGCGGTCATCGAGGCGCTCAAGGGCCACCCGCTGTTCGCGCACGTGACGCTCACCCGGTCCGAGCGGTCGCCCGTCGCGGCGCTCGTCACCGAGCTGCTCGAGGGCATCGAGGTCTGAGCACCGGGCTCACCCCTCGGTGAGCACCCCGTCCTGCAGGCGCACGACCCGGTCGGCCAGCGACATCATGACCGGGTCGTGCGTCGCGACGAGAGCGGTGGTGCGCTCGTGCTCGACGACCGCGCGCAGCAGGCCCATGATCGCGACACCCGTCGCGGAGTCGAGCTGGCCGGTGGGCTCGTCGGCGACGAGCAGGCGCGGCGAGTTCGCCAAGGCACGCGCGATCGCGACGCGCTGCTGCTGACCACCCGACAGCTCGCCGGGGCGCTGGTTCGCGTGCCCGCCGAGCCCGACGAGGTCGAGCAGCAGCGCCACGCGCTCGTCGCGCGCCTTCGGCGGGATCTTGCGCAGCCGCAGCGGCACGCCGACGTTCTCGGCCGCCGAGAGCACGGGCACCAGGCCGAACGTCTGGAACACGAACGACACCACGTCGCGGCGCAGCGCCACGAGCCCGCGCTCGCCGAGCCGGGACACCTCCTGGCCGTCGACGACCACGCGGCCCTCGTCGGGACGGTCGAGCCCGCCGACGACGTTGAGCAGCGTCGTCTTGCCCGAGCCGGACCGTCCGACGAGCACGACGAGCTCGCCCGGCGCGATCGAGAGCGACACGTCGCGCAGCGCGTGCACCGCCGCGTCGCCCGTGCCGTACGTGCGCGACACGTGCTCGACGAGCACCATCGGCTCCGCCGTGGTCGCGACGTGCCGGCCCTGCTGCGCTGTCTCGACGCTCATCGCGCACCTCCCTCGTCCGTGCCGGATGCGACCCCTGTGCCGGATGCGACCCCTGTGCCGGATGCGACGCCCGTGCCCGATGCGACGTCCGTGCCGGATGCGACGCCCGTGCCGGTGCCCGACGGCACCACGCGCGGCCGGTCCGGCCACACCGAGACGTGCGACGCCTCGAGCGCGAGCCGCACGCGCCCCGAGAGCTCGAGCGCCTCGCGGTACTCCGCGGGCAGCTGCACGCGTCCGGCGCGGTCGAGCACCGCGAACTCCTCGGCCACCACGTGCTCGGTCCCGTCGTCGCGCAGGTGCGTGCGGCGCACGGTCTCCGACGACGTGCGCCCGTCGCGGATCGCGACCGTGCGCTGCACGTGCTCGCTCACGCCCGGGTCGTGCGTCACGACGACGACCGTCGTGCCGAGCTCGCGGTTGACGAGCCGCAGGCACTCGAGCACCTGGTCGGACGTCGCGGAGTCCAGCTCGCCGGTCGGCTCGTCGGCGAACACGACCTGCGGCGACGTGGCGAGCGCGACGCCGATCGCGACGCGCTGCTGCTCACCGCCCGACAGCTGGCCCGGACGCCGGTCCGCGCAGTAGCCCACGCCGAGCAGGTCGAGCAGCTCGGCGGCACGCGCCTCGCGTTCACGGCGGCCGCGCCCCGCGAGCGCGAGCGGCATCGTGACGTTCTCGGTCGCGGTCAGGTACGGCACGAGGTTGCGGGCCGTCTGCTGCCACACGAACCCGACCATCTCGCGCCGGTACGCGACGCGCTGCGCGGACGTCATGGCCATGAGGTCCCAGTCGCCCACCCGCACGCGCCCGGCGGTCGGCACGTCGAGGCCCGACAGGACCGCGAGCAGCGTCGACTTGCCGGAGCCGGACGCGCCGACGATCGCGACGAGCTCGCCGGGCTCGACGAGCAGGTCGAGGCCCTGCAGCGCCTGCACCTCGATGCCCTCGGACTGGTAGATGCGCACCAGGGAGTCGCACACGATGAGCGCGTCCTGGCCGAACGCGGGAGCGCCGGCCTCCTGGGTGAGCCGGTCGAGCGTCGTCGTCATCGCGCCTCCTTCGTCGTCGTCATCGTTCCGCCTCGCGGATGCCGAGGGCCAGGTCGTCGTCCCGCCGTGTGCGTGCCTCGACCTCGACCGCGACCGCGAGGCCCGCGGCGAGCGCCCCGACCGCGACCGCGAACGGCAGCCAGGTGACGGTCACGCGCGTCGTGCCGGGCTCGCCCGTGAGCGCGGACAGGCCCAGCGCGTTCGTCAGGAGCCACGGCACGACGACGCCGATCGCGGAGCCCGCGAGCAGTCCCGCCACCGCGATCGGCGCGACCTCGCCCGCGGACAGGCGGCGCGCGGTGCCCGCGTCGAGGCCGAGCGTCCGCAGCACGTGCAGCGTGCGGCGCCGGTCGCGCGCGGTCGCGACGACGGTGAGGACGAGCGCGACGACCGCGAGCACGGCGAGCGCGGCCTGCGCGACGCGCAGCAGCGTGCGCAGGCCGGTGGTCAGGGGGGAGGAGTTCCACGTGTCCAGCCACTCGACGCGGCTCAGCACGCTCACCTCGGGCAGCGCCGCGACGGCCTCGGCGACGACGGCCTCGTCGGCACCCCGGCCGAGCACCCACGTGGTCTGCGCGGGGACGGGCGCGCCGAGCCCGGCGGCCAGCGCCGTGCGGTCGACGACGACCGTGGGCGCGCCGTCCACGCGGACGCTCGTCGTGCCGCGCACGTCGACCGGCACGAACACGTCCGTCGTCCACACCTGCGGGTCGAAGGCCTCGGCGATCCGCTGCAGCTCGGGCGAGACGAGCGCGGGCACGCCTCCTGGCGCGTCGGCGCCCAACCCGGCGAGCCCGTCGTCGACCACCGCGCCCTGCGCGGCCCGCAGCCGCGCCCAGTGCTCCGCGTCGACCGCGAGCAGCGTGACGTCCACGCCCGAGCCGACGCCGAACGTGCGGCTCACCCACGTGCGCGAGCCGACGACGCTCGTCACGCCGTCCTGCGTGCGCAGCGCGTCGAGCACCGCGTCGTCCACCGGCCCGTCGATCCGCACGTCGCCCCCCACCAGGAGGTCGGCGGCGCGGTCCTGCCCGCGGTCCACGGTCGTGACCGTGATGCCGCTGAACACGACGAGCGCGACGGCCACGGTGACGGACAGCAGGGGGATCGCCGTGCGGCTCGCACGCTCGGCGCGCGCGGTCGCGACCAGTCCGGCGAGCGCGGGACCGCGCGACGCGACGGCACGCAGGCGGCGCAGCACGGGCGGGACGACGTGCGCGGCGAGCACCGTCGCGGCGCCGGCGAGCAGCACGGGCGTCGCGGCGAGCAGCCAGTCGACGTCGCCGGCGCTGCTCGACAGCAGACCGCGCGAGCGCACCGACAGCAGCGCCCCGGCCGCGACGGCCAGGAGCGTGAGCTCCGCGACGAGCCGACGCGTGCGGCGGCGCGACGCGAGCCGGTCGCGGTCCGCGCGGTTGGCGGGCACCCGGCGCCCGGTCCAGGACCGGCGCACGAGCGCGGCGGCCAGCACCGCGGGCGCGAGCACGCCGACCGCGGCGACGGCGGCACCCGGCCACCACGAGCCGCCGACGCGCGGCAGCAGCAGCACGAGCAGACCGACGGCCACCGCGCTCGCGGACGCCGCGAGCGGCACCGACTCGAGCAGCGACCGCCAGCCCACGGATGCGACCGACGCGCCGCGCGCCCGCTCCAGCGTGAGCGTCGCGGACCGGCGCTCCACCAGAAGGCGGGCGGCGAGCAGGATCGTCAGCGCCCCGACCGACACGATGCCGAGCAGCAGCACGCTCGCCTGCGCGGTCGCCCCCGCGAGGCGCGCGCGGTACTCGAGCAGCACGTCGTCGAGCGACGTCGCGAGCGTGGGCGTGCGCGCGTCGCGCAGCTGCAGCGGGCCGGGGTCGGCCCGCAGGTCCACGACCTGCGCCGCGAGCGTGCGCGCACGTGCGGCGGTGAGGCGGTCGGGCAGCGCGACGAACCGGACGTCGGTCGTCACGGCGGTCGGCTGCATCGCGACGAGCAGGTCCGGCACGGACGCGTCGGTCACGAGCAGCCCGGCGGCCGCGACCGACCCCGTCGACGCGGGCGCGGGCGTCGCGGTGACGAACTCGGGCAGCGCGGTCCACACCGGGTCCTGCGGGTCGACGACCTCGTACGTGCCGACGACGACCGCGGTGAGCCGGGTGACCATCGCCCCGGTCACGCGCACCTCGTCGCCCAGCGCGAGCCCGAGGGCGTCGAGCGCGTCGGCGGTGACGCCCACCTCGACGCGGCGCTCGAGCGTCGAGAGCGGCTGCTCCTCCGCGGGCTGCACGTCCGCGAGCAGCTCGGGTGCGCGGCCGGAGACCCACCGCACGGCGTCTTGCCCGTCGGAGGCGATGACGTAGCCCGCGCGCGCGACCGCGGTCCCGGCCGGCACGGTCGCGGTCCACGCGGACGTCGTCGTCGACAGCGACGGTCCCGCGAGGTCCGCCCGCAGGCCGGCGGGGATGCCCGCGTCGACGGTCGCGGCGTCGCGGTGCAGGGCCTCGGCCGCGTCGTCGGGGCGGACCCCGGCGAGCGGCGGGGTGGCGCCGGTGACGCGCGCGACCACGTCGGTGTCGGGGCGGCTGCGCTCGACGGCGTCGCGGGCACCGGCGTCGGCGACGCTCGTCACGAGCCGCGGCGCGAGGAGCGCGACCAGCACGAGCGCCGCGAGGAGCGCCCCCGTCAGCGCGAGCAGGCCGGCGTCGGTGCGGGCGCGGCGCCGCACCAGGAGCGGGCCGGCGGCGCCGACCGTCCGGATCCTCGTCGTGGCGTTCATCCCTCGTCCCCCAGTCGCAGGAGCGCACCGGACGTGCGGCGCAGCAGGGCGCGCGTGGTGACGACGACCGCGAGCGTGGCCCCGGCCGCGACCGCCGCCACGACCGTGCCCAGCACGGGCCACGGCCACTCCACGAGGACCGCGGGCACGGGGGCGAGCCCGACGTCGGAGACGGTCACGAGCGGCGTGACGACGCGCACGAGCAGCGCACCCACCGCGAGACCGGCGGCGGTGCCGAGCGCACCGAGCAGCGAGTACTCGCCGAGCACCGCGCGCGACAGCGCACCGCGAGACGCGCCGAGCGCCTGCAGCCGCGCGAGCTCGAGGCGGCGCGTGCGCACCGCGACGGTCGCGCTGAGCGCGATGCCCGTGACGGCGAGCGCGACGGCGGCGAGCGTGACGCTCCACAGCGCCGCGGGGATGCCGACGTGCAGCGGGCCGCGCGTCGCCTCGCGAGCGGTCTCGACGCGCGTCGTCGCGGCGCCCACGCCCGCCTGCGTGACGGCGTCCGCGGCAGCCGGTGCGGCGTCGTCGTCGACCAGGGCCCACCACTCGTCGACGAGCGCGTCCCGGGCGCCGGTGACGAGCGTGGCGCGGGTGAGCGCGTCGCGGTCCACCAGCACGCCGTCGCCCGTCGGCAGGCTCGGCAGGTACGGGACGACGCCGTCGACGCGCAGCTGCACGTCGATCCCGTCGACCTGCACGGCCAGCACGTCGTCCTGCGTGGCGGACAGCGTCTCGAGCATGCCGGGGGTGACCAGTGCGTGCACGATCGGCTCACGGTCGAACGCGGTGGTGAACAGCGCGCCCATCCCCATGGTGATCAGCCCCATGTCGGTGACCGCGGTGACGTGCAGCGCGCCCGCGTCGACCCACGTCGCCCCCAGGCGTGTGCCGGGCATCATCGGGTCCCACGTCGACGGCGACGCGGTGCGCCACCGCACCCGGCCGAGGTCCACGGGCGTCTCACCGCCGTCCGCGTCGAGCGCACGCACGTCGGAGACAACGCCCTCGACGCCGATCTGCCACGAGTCGGGGTCGTCGAGCTCGAGCGAGGCGAA
The sequence above is a segment of the Cellulomonas palmilytica genome. Coding sequences within it:
- a CDS encoding DUF4307 domain-containing protein; translated protein: MASTPAASPTPPAGRYGDDPDERSRVPWLVTVVLAALVGAVVVGWLGISALRDPVQWKTIGFAVHGADTVDLTFEVTKDPESTASCRVRALSQSYAEVGVKDVHIGPGARTQRVTVVIPTAELAVSATVQSCDPVEDTPGAP
- the ilvA gene encoding threonine ammonia-lyase, giving the protein MTWLEDVRRAAALLEGVAERTPVESSRALSELVGTPVLLKCENLQRAGSFKIRGAYVRMAGLSDDERRRGVVAASAGNHAQGVALAARLLGIDAVVFMPTDAALPKIAATREYGARVELVGSSVDEALVHAREHARVTGAVLIHPFDHRDVVVGQGTIALEIVEQVPDVATVVVPVGGGGLAAGVVATLAELRPDVRVVGVQAAHAAAYPASLAAGVPTKAPELRTMADGIAVGLPGDVPFDVLSRAGTEVRTVSEEDLSRALLLVAERAKLLVEPSGAAAVAALMAAPPGDLQGPVVAILSGGNIDPQVLLRVVRHGLASAGRFLWLHVRIDDRPGSLARLLNDLAATGANVMHVSHVRTQTELAVDEVAVEVQVETKGPEHCAAVQHALRAAGYRLTD
- a CDS encoding carbon-nitrogen hydrolase family protein, giving the protein MTLAQVAASADAAANVVVARDAFAQAERVHADLLVLPEYASAFDAQGVGAEHAQPLDGPYVTALRERAAATGVAVLAGVTVPGDETDARATNVVVAVDGTGALVGAYRKVHLYDAFGSRESDRLRPGPADAPPLVLDVAGVRFGVLTCYDLRFPESARRVVDAGAEVLVVPAAWADGALKAMHWRTLATARAIENTAAVVAVGMAGKGVVGRSLVVGPDGVVALEMDDAPAIRTVDLDPAELRGVRERNPSLANRRYAVVPAEVPEQA
- a CDS encoding isoprenyl transferase — protein: MRLPHPLYGLYERRLAASLPSDRMPRHIGVILDGNRRWARSTGKSTHGGYRAGADKISEVLAWSEDVGVEVVTLWMLSTDNLNRPADELEGLLVVIDDAVRELAATRRWRVQAVGSLELLPEHTAKALRDAEDATRDVVGLHVNVAVGYGGRREIADAVRAYLRDAADQGLGLDDMAESFDVEHIAAHLYTKGQPDPDLVIRTSGEQRLGGFLLWQSAHSEFYFCEAYWPDFRRVDFLRAVRDYAVRERRLGR
- the mca gene encoding mycothiol conjugate amidase Mca, producing the protein MAVHAHPDDESSKGAATTARYAAEGVEVLVVTCTGGERGDVLNERYGPAPEGIEGMREVRRHEMAAAAAALGVQQRWLGFVDSGLPEGDPLPPLPEGCFGLLGLEEASAPLVEAVREFRPHVMTTYDPTGGYPHPDHVMCHRVAAEAFAAAGDPERYRGHGEPWTPLKLYYNHGFSLARLRAMHEAILEAGAESPFGDWIESRQAREIPEREVTTRIECAAYFDRRDAALRAHATQIDPEGFFFAVPREVELAHWTTEEYELAESRVPVTLPEHDLFAGVAVQPLGALEASDEATEVSR
- the greA gene encoding transcription elongation factor GreA, which gives rise to MTDTTAATWLTQEAYDRLSAELEDLKGPRRDEITQRIAAARDEGDLKENGGYHAAREEQAKNEARIRELEAKLRTVQIGTPPDDGVVEPGMVVTAVVAGDEEVFLLGSREMAGTTGIQVFSPTSPLGASINGKSVGDTTSYAAPNGREIEVTIVAAKPFEG
- the trhA gene encoding PAQR family membrane homeostasis protein TrhA, with the protein product MASTPATNGDGPRHEETTSGVSRAVEQVAATVKPLLRGWIHAGVAPFVLAASIVLVVLSPTPAAKWSTAVFGLSAVMLFGTSAIYHRGTWSPRVAAVLRRLDHTNIFLIIAGTYTPLCVLLLPATTARNLLIAVWAGALVGLLARIFWLGAPRWVYVPIYVILGWVAVAFLPQFYREGGPAILWLVIAGGLAYTVGAVVYGTKRPNPSPRYFGFHEIFHALTVVGYTCHYIAVSIASYSLR